The Setaria viridis chromosome 6, Setaria_viridis_v4.0, whole genome shotgun sequence genome contains a region encoding:
- the LOC117862051 gene encoding uncharacterized protein: protein MGISRPLAVALLLLIAVAGAAAEEEPAVVVADSAAGAVEAAAARAEEAAEVAALRAELEQLRAKISGLESDMVERSKELKNKDGDIAKLEKAIEERSQKIASLQAEIASLQAQGSIAAEEQAGKANARAVELEKQIQKLKKDIETQSSQRTALESRANDAEKKVEELTAKLNAIQKESDDKKRKIKKTERALKVAEEELMRLQLEATAKAKQLTEVHGAWLPPWLAAQYAQYLEVVSGHWNQRGKPAMQIFLQKASEKSAQAKKWAEPHIETAKTKWIPVAKEKLVVLKKNAEPYVQKISTRSVELYESSRVAVTPHVVKVKELADPYYQEAKKFSKPYIDQVAEITKPHVEKARTALKPYTKRVVHAYGSFLESATTYHRQVQATILDNLHQHEITKSLATKELVWFLASALLALPVFIIFRLLIDTFCTKKNKRSRGGNGNHGHRRHKRRHTDK, encoded by the exons ATGGGGATCTCGAGGCCCCTCGcggtggcgctgctgctgctgatcgccgtcgccggggcggccgccgaggaggagccggcggtggtggtggcggactcggcggccggcgcggtggaggccgcggccgcgcgggccgaggaggctgcggaggtggcggcgcttaGGGCGGAGCTGGAGCAGCTCAGGGCGAAGATCTCCGGCTTAG AGTCAGACATGGTAGAGCGATCCAAGGAACTGAAGAACAAGGATGGTGACATCGCAAAGCTGGAGAAAGCCATTGAGGAGAGGTCACAGAAGATTGCTTCTCTGCAGGCCGAGATTGCTTCCCTCCAA GCACAGGGATCTATAGCTGCTGAGGAGCAGGCAGGCAAGGCCAATGCCCGGGCTGTTGAGCTTGAGAAGCAG ATTCAGAAGCTGAAAAAGGATATTGAAACACAAAGTAGCCAGAGAACAGCACTTGAGTCTAGGGCTAACGATGCAGAGAAGAAGGTAGAAGAGCTGACTGCAAAGCTTAATGCT atccaaaaggaaaGTGATGACAAAAAGCGCAAAATCAAGAAGACAGAACGTGCTCTTAAAGTTGCTGAG GAGGAATTGATGAGGTTGCAGCTAGAAGCAACAGCTAAGGCAAAGCAGCTGACGGAG GTTCATGGAGCATGGTTGCCACCTTGGTTAGCTGCACAATATGCTCAATACCTG GAAGTGGTCTCAGGTCACTGGAATCAACGTGGGAAACCTGCCATGCAAATTTTTTTGCAGAAG GCATCAGAAAAATCAGCACAGGCGAAGAAATGGGCTGAACCTCATATTGAGACTGCTAAGACG AAATGGATTCCTGTTGCTAAGGAAAAATTGGTTGTCCTCAAGAAAAACGCAGAACCTTATGTACAAAAGATCTCAACAAGATCCGTGGAGCTGTATGAGTCATCCCGGGTTGCTGTGACACCTCATGTTGTCAAAGTTAAAGAACTTGCTGATCCTTACTACCAG GAAGCCAAGAAGTTTTCCAAGCCTTACATAGATCAAGTTGCTGAGATCACAAAGCCACATGTTGAGAAAGCTAGAACTGCTCTGAAGCCGTACACTAAAAGAGTTGTTCATGCATATGGGTCATTTCTTGAGTCAGCAACGACATACCATCGCCAG GTTCAAGCAACCATCTTGGACAACCTTCACCAACATGAGATAACGAAATCACTTGCGACGAAGGAGTTGGTTTGGTTCCTG GCTTCTGCTTTGCTGGCTCTGCCTGTTTTCATTATATTCAGGCTGCTAATAGATACCTTCTG CACCAAAAAGAATAAAAGATCTCGTGGCGGTAACGGTAACCATGGCCACAGGAGACACAAGCGCCGGCACACAGACAAGTAG